The Lagopus muta isolate bLagMut1 chromosome 8, bLagMut1 primary, whole genome shotgun sequence genome contains a region encoding:
- the LOC125696985 gene encoding torsin-1B-like isoform X2 has translation MCGLSSVSYKGLSSKAKIFTEDLYTGFGYERTMYMDKMHQGLIDAIKPFLDYYEQVDGVSYRKAIFIFLSNAGGDLINKAVLDFWSIGKHREDIQLKDLEPMLSVGVFSNKNSGLRHSSLMDRNLIDYFVPLLPLEHKHVKMCVQAEMIAHRHEVDEKVVQAVADEMTYFPKEARIYSNKGCKTVQAKLDIHEDIAKAMD, from the exons ATGTGCGGGCTCTCCTCTGTGAGTTATAAAGGCTTGAGCAGTAAAGCCAAAATCTTTACTGAGGATTTGTACACGG GTTTTGGATATGAAAGAACAATGTACATGGACAAAATGCACCAGGGCCTCATTGATGCCATTAAGCCCTTCTTGGATTATTATGAGCAGGTTGACGGGGTGTCCTACAGGAAAGCCATCTTCATCTTCCTCAGTAATGCTGGTGGTGACTTAATTAATAAAGCAGTGCTTGACTTCTGGAGCATTGGAAAGCATAGGGAAGATATTCAGCTGAAAGACCTTGAGCCCATGCTGTCTGTGGGAGTCTTCAGTAACAAGAACAGTGGACTGCGGCACAGCAGCCTCATGGACAGGAACCTCATTGACTACTTTGTTCCCTTGCTCCCCCTGGAGCACAAGCACGTGAAGATGTGTGTGCAGGCTGAGATGATCGCCCACAGGCATGAAGTCGATGAGAAGGTTGTTCAGGCAGTGGCTGATGAAATGACATACTTCCCCAAAGAAGCAAGAATCTACTCCAATAAAGGTTGCAAGACTGTACAGGCCAAGCTGGACATCCATGAAGACATTGCAAAAGCCATGGACTGA
- the LOC125696985 gene encoding torsin-1B-like isoform X3, whose translation MKMPIPSRNCFGYERTMYMDKMHQGLIDAIKPFLDYYEQVDGVSYRKAIFIFLSNAGGDLINKAVLDFWSIGKHREDIQLKDLEPMLSVGVFSNKNSGLRHSSLMDRNLIDYFVPLLPLEHKHVKMCVQAEMIAHRHEVDEKVVQAVADEMTYFPKEARIYSNKGCKTVQAKLDIHEDIAKAMD comes from the exons ATT GTTTTGGATATGAAAGAACAATGTACATGGACAAAATGCACCAGGGCCTCATTGATGCCATTAAGCCCTTCTTGGATTATTATGAGCAGGTTGACGGGGTGTCCTACAGGAAAGCCATCTTCATCTTCCTCAGTAATGCTGGTGGTGACTTAATTAATAAAGCAGTGCTTGACTTCTGGAGCATTGGAAAGCATAGGGAAGATATTCAGCTGAAAGACCTTGAGCCCATGCTGTCTGTGGGAGTCTTCAGTAACAAGAACAGTGGACTGCGGCACAGCAGCCTCATGGACAGGAACCTCATTGACTACTTTGTTCCCTTGCTCCCCCTGGAGCACAAGCACGTGAAGATGTGTGTGCAGGCTGAGATGATCGCCCACAGGCATGAAGTCGATGAGAAGGTTGTTCAGGCAGTGGCTGATGAAATGACATACTTCCCCAAAGAAGCAAGAATCTACTCCAATAAAGGTTGCAAGACTGTACAGGCCAAGCTGGACATCCATGAAGACATTGCAAAAGCCATGGACTGA
- the LOC125696985 gene encoding torsin-1B-like isoform X4, whose product MYMDKMHQGLIDAIKPFLDYYEQVDGVSYRKAIFIFLSNAGGDLINKAVLDFWSIGKHREDIQLKDLEPMLSVGVFSNKNSGLRHSSLMDRNLIDYFVPLLPLEHKHVKMCVQAEMIAHRHEVDEKVVQAVADEMTYFPKEARIYSNKGCKTVQAKLDIHEDIAKAMD is encoded by the coding sequence ATGTACATGGACAAAATGCACCAGGGCCTCATTGATGCCATTAAGCCCTTCTTGGATTATTATGAGCAGGTTGACGGGGTGTCCTACAGGAAAGCCATCTTCATCTTCCTCAGTAATGCTGGTGGTGACTTAATTAATAAAGCAGTGCTTGACTTCTGGAGCATTGGAAAGCATAGGGAAGATATTCAGCTGAAAGACCTTGAGCCCATGCTGTCTGTGGGAGTCTTCAGTAACAAGAACAGTGGACTGCGGCACAGCAGCCTCATGGACAGGAACCTCATTGACTACTTTGTTCCCTTGCTCCCCCTGGAGCACAAGCACGTGAAGATGTGTGTGCAGGCTGAGATGATCGCCCACAGGCATGAAGTCGATGAGAAGGTTGTTCAGGCAGTGGCTGATGAAATGACATACTTCCCCAAAGAAGCAAGAATCTACTCCAATAAAGGTTGCAAGACTGTACAGGCCAAGCTGGACATCCATGAAGACATTGCAAAAGCCATGGACTGA